The genomic segment GCATCCGGCTGGAGATCGTCCCGCAGGCCCGCCGGCAGCTCGGCGAGTACTGTATGCGGGACCCGTATGCCGGGGGGCGGGGCATCGGCATGGCACTGGAGACACACCTGATCAACCCGCTGGCGCGCGCGATCTTCACGATCCGGCCGCGGTCGCTTCGCGGCGCGCTCCGGGTGACCCGCGTGACGGAGGACCAGGAGAACGGCTCGGTCGACCTGGGGGTCGAACACGACACGGACCATCGATGACGGACGAGGACGACCCCTGGGAGGAACTGACCCCCCGCCGTCCGGGCACTCTCCGCATTCCGGGCAGGACAGTGCCCGGCCCCCGGCACCCGGACGAGGGACGGACGGCGGACGACGGCCCACCCGGGACACCACCCGTCCGGCACCCGGAGGGGAACGCCGGAACACCCCCTGACGACGACCCCCCGGAGGCACTGTCACCCCGCCGTGCCGTCACGGACCCGCCCGCGCCGGCCCCGCCACCGCGGCTGGTGAGGTGCACGGGATGCGGGCGCAAGGTACCCGCGGCAGTGACCGGCTGTCCCCGCTGCTCCGCCCCGGTCGCGGACGCGGTCCCCACCGGGGAGGGCGGCGCCACGGCGGTGCTCCGGTTCTCCGGCGGTCTGGTGCAAGTGCGGATGCGCCCCGGGGACGTACGGAACCTCGGCCGGGCCCCGGAATGGGCACCCACGACAGCCCGCGGTTTCGCCGACGAACTGTCGGTCTCCCGCCGCCACGCCGAGGTTGCCCTGCGCCCGGACGGCACCCTGTGGGTAACGGAGTACCGGGACGGCACTACCCACGGCACCCGCGTCAACGAGGACTATCTGCTGCCCGGTGTTCCGAGGCGGCTGGCCGACGGCGACAGCCTTGTCCTGGGGCTCCACTCCGAGGCAACCGTGTCGCTGTGCGCCCCGGACGACGACGCGGGGGCCGGGGCCGCGGCAGACGAGGACACGGGGTCCGGCGCGGGAACCTGAGCGGATCCCGTGTCAGCGCACCGCCGCGGGCTCCGGCTCCGAGACCGTCGCGCGCACCGGCCCCAGCAGCCGCCGGGCCTCCGCCACGCCCTCCTCCGTACGCAGGTCCACCGTCCGCTCGGGCACCGGCTCCAACGGGTGCTCACCGCAGCGGTCCCCGAACAACTGCAGGGCCTCGCGCGGCCGGTGACGCTTCGACTGCCACACCAGCCCCTGGACGTCCGGGGCGTGTTCCCTGATCAGCCGCACCCAGTACCGGGTCTTGGCGTAGTCGTCCCGTTCGGCGTCGACCAGCCAGGAGTCCTGCCATACCGCGGCCAGCCCCTCCGCGCTCATCAGATCCACGAGGGCGAGGTCGGTGGTGGTCCTCAGCACGGACAGGCAGTACCGGCTCGCCCGCGCCCAGGGGATGCGGCGCTGGGCAGCCGGCCCGTCGAACCGCACCGACCGCAACAGCACCTCGCTGAGCGCGGTGACGGGGTCGAGCGCCGCGTACAGGTAGACGAACGGATCCTGTTCGGTGGCGCCGAAGCGGTCACCGTCGAAAAACGTGTGCTGGCGGCTGGGGTTGAACGAGCCGGGCGGACGTGTGTCCCGGTGACAGCGGTACAGCTCCGTGCCGGCGGGCACCACACGGACCAGCGGTTCCATGCGGGCACCCTCGGGCGGGGCGTGGCCGGCCATCAGTCGTCCTCCACCAGGGCGCGGGCAGCGGCGAGGATCAGCTCGTGCGGCACCGCGTCCAGCAGTTCGGCCGGCACGCCGTCCAGCCAGGTGTTGCCGCCCAGCCACCAGTCCGCGGCGCCCCACGGGTCCTGTCCGGCGAGCAGCAGTCGGTTCACCTCGCGCACCACCGGGCGCAGCTCGTCCGTGCCGGGTGTGAACTGGAACTCCGGGTAGCGGTGGCCGAGTTCTGGATGGTGCAGCCGGATCAGATCGTCCGCCGCCGCGTCCGCCACGGCCGCGAGCGCCGCGTCCGCACCGCGCGCCGGGGCGCGGAGCAGCCGCCGGCGGGTGGTGTCGAGGATCTCGTCGGCCGTCGGCGGCGGGCCCGACAGGAAGCCCAGCAGGTCGACGAGCCGGGCCCGGTCGACGACGGCCTCGCGGCCCGTGTCCGGCCCGGCGAAGCGCACGGCGTCGTTCAGCGCCGCTCCGACGGGGTGGTGCGCGGGCAGCCGGTGCAGCATCCGGCCCACGTCCCGGACGGCACGCAGGGTGGGGCCGCGGCCCACGGCGTCGCCGAGCGCGGCGACCCGGCGCAGTAATTGAGCACGCTCGTCGGCGTCCAGTTCGGCCAGCGTCTGCGCCCAGTGGCGGTGCAGCAGGGCGATCAGTTGGTCGGGCGTCATCGGACCGGGTCCCTCCGGGGAGGCTCGGGGGCGGGGTTGCCCTGGTGGATGAAAGCGGCCCAGTCCTTGAGCCCACCGATGTCCTGCTGGGCGAGGAACGGTTCCAGCGCGGCCAGCCCCGGTACGGGACCCCGGCGGCCGGCCGGGGTGAGGGCGTACCGCTGGGTGGCGCGCAGCGCGTCGGACGGGGCGAGACCGGCGGCGAGATGGTGGTGCAGGACCGTCATCAGGGCCGGGGTGATGTGGTCGGAGACGGCCCAGCGGGAGCCGACGACATCCGTGGCCAGCCGGTGCACCAGAGCGGTGGTGAGAGTGAGGGCCTCGTCGTGGTCCGCGTCGCTCAGGTCGGTCTCGCACGCGCTGAGCACCACGACCGGTCCGCGGCGGTCCCCGGCCGGCGGGGTGTCCAGCAGGGTGGTCACGGTGAGGTGGCCCGTCCCGGCAGGAGCGCCCTCCTCGCACCACAGGTGCAGCGCGGAGCGGGCCGGGTCGGCCCCGGCCTTTCCGTGGCACACCAGGTGCACCACCGCGGCACGGCCGGCGGCCGTGGCGGACTCGGCCCCGAGGACCTCCAGCAGCGCCGCCGGTGTCGGCAGGCCGGGGCCGGCCCCGGGGTCCTCCTCCGCCAGGACCCGGGCATTGCCGTAGTACGCCTCCCGCAGCGCCCGGATCTCGTCCTCGGCGTAGATCAGGTCCGAGGGAACCGAGATCAGCGCCTGCCCCTGCGCGACCGGCAGCCTCGACCGCCGTATGCCGTGGACCAGTTCCGAACCGGAGGCGGCGAAGGTCACGACGGCGAGTTCGCACAGGTGAGCGGTCGCGGGGACACCGGCCCGCTCCCCGTCCCAGGCCCCGTCCCCGTCGGAGCCCGCCCGCGGCAGCCGCATCCGCGCGGCCTGCCACGGCACGACACCCAGGTCGCCGCAAGGCACCACCACCAGCCGGACCGGGTCCGCGGCCTCACCGGCGTCGCACGGCCGCAGCCCGCTCTCGGCCAGCGCACGCTCCCACAGGTTCAGCGCGTCCAGCACCGGCCCCATGACCGACTCGCCCGCCCAGTCGCACAGCCGGTCCAGGGACCGCTCCCACTTCCTCCCCGGCAGACGGACCGCGGGAATCGCGCCGGGATCCGTCCCGTCCGCGTCCCCGTCCTGGACGCGCCGCAGCGCGGCCCCAGCCCGCACAAACTCCTCCAGCGGGCCGCGGTGCGCCGTGGACAGTCCCGGCAACTCCACGGTCCGCACGCCGAGTCCGGGCCGCAGCAGCAGCGCGGCACCCGCTTCGCCACCCATGCCCGGCACCAGGTACACCAGCGCGTCGGCCCGGCAGCGGGCGAGCGCCGCGCCGAGAACCGGCACGGGCGGCGGCCCCGACGCCGCGCTCGCGGCACCCGGCGCCGTGCGCACCAGCTCCAGCGCCTCCCTGCGCAGCGCGCTGGGCAGCCGGGGCACCCCCGTCGCGTCCGGATGGAGCACCTCGTCGAGCACAGCGGGCCCGGCGGCACCGGCGTTCGCCGTCGCCCGCCGCCACGCCGCCGCCGTCTCGTACGCGCCGAGCGCCTCCAGCCGGTCTGCCACCGTGGTCCCGGCCGCGGCGGCGTGCAGCACCAGGGCACGCCCGGATTCCAGGCAGGCGACCGCCTCCTCGGGCCGGCCGAGCCGCACCGCCCAGCCCGCCGCGCGGACACCGAGACTGCCGGCCGCACGGGCAGCACGCAGCCCGTGCTCCGCGCCGAGCTGGAGCAGCACATCGTCCGCCGAGGCGCGCAGGGCCCGCCTGGCGTGGGCGAGCGCACGGGTCAGCCGGTCCCGTGCGGCGTCGTCGTCGGCCGGGTCGCCGGAGCCGGCGCGCTGGGCGAGGGCGGTGGCCAACTGCTCGTGCAGGGAGACGACGAGATCGGCCGCG from the Streptomyces xinghaiensis S187 genome contains:
- a CDS encoding CHAT domain-containing protein, which codes for MTYADEEKELVPLGPDEGARDALIRELDALGEELSEEPGGEVMARLGALLAARWADGRDPADRTRAVELLRAARSVAELDAGVRRNAARDLALLLVAPLLDIPPAEGGAAALPPGLARHLPFGLPGIAQGMSVLEVLPELVELAREVGGDSRQLPPHIEAIATMVPLLRTAGDGDAGAMAEVLAALPGLLPDSGPLGGLAQALPLMMKTLGVRPPSGAPGGSPADAVRSVPPAGPPGPAEIEEMTRSLEVPTILAEVFSPGFITLDEQRALTERTVAGAGSGDAPAQVLAALSCAALAMRTGEHAHFGRALELMARARGADGPVDHETEWLLQATVPAVLLGSHLTGHSLQDGETAQELIAAALSPGGLLAVGAPDRPGAPDLLLLSRCVQAQFAIERAHRERDTAALAGIRAELLSLVEQETGDSEWSVVPRIILCTLELVRVLLTADLSALRSAVDQHAAALAHTGTPPFVRPLLTTMEAPLLALASHLEPDPERVRRSIDSARAALDAPASVPGQRSRNRLAIAFAVRTLHEHEGDPALLDEAIAELEAAEAELDAGSGGAREDAADLVVSLHEQLATALAQRAGSGDPADDDAARDRLTRALAHARRALRASADDVLLQLGAEHGLRAARAAGSLGVRAAGWAVRLGRPEEAVACLESGRALVLHAAAAGTTVADRLEALGAYETAAAWRRATANAGAAGPAVLDEVLHPDATGVPRLPSALRREALELVRTAPGAASAASGPPPVPVLGAALARCRADALVYLVPGMGGEAGAALLLRPGLGVRTVELPGLSTAHRGPLEEFVRAGAALRRVQDGDADGTDPGAIPAVRLPGRKWERSLDRLCDWAGESVMGPVLDALNLWERALAESGLRPCDAGEAADPVRLVVVPCGDLGVVPWQAARMRLPRAGSDGDGAWDGERAGVPATAHLCELAVVTFAASGSELVHGIRRSRLPVAQGQALISVPSDLIYAEDEIRALREAYYGNARVLAEEDPGAGPGLPTPAALLEVLGAESATAAGRAAVVHLVCHGKAGADPARSALHLWCEEGAPAGTGHLTVTTLLDTPPAGDRRGPVVVLSACETDLSDADHDEALTLTTALVHRLATDVVGSRWAVSDHITPALMTVLHHHLAAGLAPSDALRATQRYALTPAGRRGPVPGLAALEPFLAQQDIGGLKDWAAFIHQGNPAPEPPRRDPVR
- a CDS encoding FHA domain-containing protein, which encodes MTGCPRCSAPVADAVPTGEGGATAVLRFSGGLVQVRMRPGDVRNLGRAPEWAPTTARGFADELSVSRRHAEVALRPDGTLWVTEYRDGTTHGTRVNEDYLLPGVPRRLADGDSLVLGLHSEATVSLCAPDDDAGAGAAADEDTGSGAGT
- a CDS encoding RES family NAD+ phosphorylase, which produces MAGHAPPEGARMEPLVRVVPAGTELYRCHRDTRPPGSFNPSRQHTFFDGDRFGATEQDPFVYLYAALDPVTALSEVLLRSVRFDGPAAQRRIPWARASRYCLSVLRTTTDLALVDLMSAEGLAAVWQDSWLVDAERDDYAKTRYWVRLIREHAPDVQGLVWQSKRHRPREALQLFGDRCGEHPLEPVPERTVDLRTEEGVAEARRLLGPVRATVSEPEPAAVR